A single region of the Lotus japonicus ecotype B-129 chromosome 4, LjGifu_v1.2 genome encodes:
- the LOC130711884 gene encoding uncharacterized protein LOC130711884: MLRDIKRAAQSVCKLSRGIGLQRNGPIGSVGSNIHQRWVYMQYKFASEARSSLLWHATRENFNKCCSFRSFSVTSASNGVTRHSQIAWKRLYRKYCSSDDGAFPPTIYMIAQAVSLALARSYLLVPGIFAFTCGELALSQRNWADVERYPSQNGLYMRAQDGYNYMFTFTFMILEVLILLVRALYLGILFSPSIAMAPFADYFGPKFRKLWLIVVHRTLEKSGPAFIKWGQWAATRPDLFPRDLCTKLSELHMKAPEHSFSYTKKTIEKAFGRKISEIFDNFEELPVASGSIAQVHRASLKYRYPGQQAKPFLVAVKVRHPGVGDSIRRDFAIINFVAKVSKFIPALNWLRLDESVQQFAVFMMSQVDLAREAAHLNRFIYNFRRWKDVSFPKPVYPLVHPAVLVETYENGESVAHYVDGLQGHEHFKSALAHIGTHALLKMLLVDNFIHADMHPGNILVRQGKSRKRLFKSKPHVIFLDVGMTAELSGSDRVNLVEFFKAVARRDGRTAAECALSLSKQQNCPDPNAFIEEVEEAFTFWGTPEGDLVHPAECMEQLLEKVRRHRVNVDGNVCTVLVTTLVLEGWQRKLDPGYNVMQTLQTLLLRADWAKSLSYTIDGLMAP; the protein is encoded by the exons ATGCTTAGAGATATAAAGAGAGCTGCTCAATCTGTTTGTAAATTAAGTCGAGGAATTGGCCTGCAAAGAAATGGGCCAATTGGCTCAGTTGGATCGAATATCCACCAGCGCTGGGTGTACATGCAATATAAGTTTGCTAGTGAAGCACGTAGTTCATTATTGTGGCATGCAACAAGGGAAAACTTTAACAAATGCTGCTCTTTTAGAAGCTTTTCTGTAACTTCAGCTAGTAATGGAGTCACACGTCATTCTCAGATTGCTTGGAAAAGGCTATACAGAAAATATTGTTCCAGTGATGATGGTGCATTTCCTCCCACCATATATATGATTGCTCAGGCAGTGAGCTTGGCTTTGGCTCGTTCTTATTTGCTAGTACCTGGTATTTTTGCATTTACATGTGGAGAGCTTGCATTATCTCAGCGAAATTGGGCAGATGTAGAACGTTACCCTTCACAGAATGGTTTGTATATGCGCGCACAAGACGGGTATAATTACATGTTCACATTTACATTCATGATATTAGAAGTTCTTATCTTATTAGTGAGGGCTCTATATCTAGGAATACTATTCTCTCCGAGCATTGCGATGGCACCATTTGCAGATTATTTCGGACCtaagtttaggaaactgtggcTCATTGTTGTTCATCGCACACTAGAAAAATCTGGTCCTGCATTCATAAAATGGGGTCAATGGGCAGCTACACGTCCTGATCTTTTTCCTCGAGATCTATGCACTAAGCTTTCAGAACTTCATATGAAAGCTCCTGAGCATAGTTTCAGCTACACAAAGAAAACTATAGAAAAAGCATTTGGTCGAAAAATTTCTGAAATTTTTGACAATTTTGAAGAATTGCCTGTAGCATCTGGAAGCATCGCCCAAGTGCACCGCGCTTCATTAAAATATCGTTATCCTGGTCAGCAAGCAAAGCCATTCTTGGTTGCCGTAAAGGTTAGACATCCTGGTGTAGGAGACTCAATCAGAAGAGATTTTGCTATCATTAACTTTGTGGCAAAAGTTTCGAAGTTCATTCCTGCTCTTAATTGGTTAAGATTAGATGAGAGTGTACAACAGTTTGCAGTTTTCATGATGTCCCAAGTTGACCTTGCTAGGGAAGCTGCCCACTTGAACCGCTTTATTTATAATTTCCGTAGATGGAAGGATGTTTCTTTCCCTAAGCCTGTCTATCCGCTTGTGCACCCTGCTGTTTTGGTGGAAACATATGAAAATGGAGAAAGTGTTGCACATTATGTTGATGGTCTTCAAGGACATGAACATTTTAAATCTGCTCTTGCTCACATTGGGACTCATGCACTTTTGAAGATGCTTCTG GTGGACAACTTCATTCATGCAGATATGCATCCTGGAAATATCCTTGTTCGACAGGGAAAGTCTCGCAAACGGCTCTTCAAATCAAAGCCTCATGTAATTTTCCTTGATGTAGGCATGACTGCTGAACTTTCTGGCAGTGATAGAGTAAATTTAGTTGAATTTTTCAAAGCTGTTGCCCGTCGTGATGGCCGAACTGCAGCAGAATGCGCACTCAGTTTATCAAAGCAACAGAACTGCCCAGATCCAAATGCTTTCATTGAG GAAGTGGAAGAGGCGTTTACATTTTGGGGCACCCCGGAAGGTGACCTGGTTCATCCTGCAGAGTGTATGGAGCAATTACTTGAGAAAGTTAGGCGTCACAGAGTTAATGTTGATGGCAATGTTTGTACTGTCCTGGTGACGACCTTGGTTCTTGAG GGTTGGCAGCGAAAGCTTGATCCTGGGTACAATGTGATGCAGACTTTGCAGACATTGTTACTTAGAGCTGATTGGGCAAAGTCTCTTTCTTACACAATTGACGGACTCATGGCCCCTTGA